The following are encoded together in the Streptomyces sp. NBC_01465 genome:
- a CDS encoding DUF624 domain-containing protein: MRSYPLLRRLEFFAYPAAAGAAFTVLALGVVTWLPALAAMACALQRWRADGDSRCFAGVFEAFPRYWRALWKHSLLSTAAAAVLVANIVYLLGRSHPIAFVALAAQAGIAAALVIHHVALAAQAGQSPNGSVAAWTRGALALGFGSPARGTAILGAVVSAVLLSAVVPLGPLLLGPSIPVVLALSFADPRRNTA; encoded by the coding sequence ATGCGGTCGTATCCGCTGCTGAGGCGTCTTGAGTTCTTCGCGTACCCGGCGGCGGCCGGCGCCGCGTTCACCGTGCTGGCGCTGGGTGTGGTGACCTGGCTGCCGGCGCTCGCGGCGATGGCGTGCGCGCTGCAGCGGTGGCGGGCCGATGGCGACAGCCGGTGTTTCGCCGGGGTCTTCGAGGCCTTCCCCCGGTACTGGCGGGCGCTGTGGAAGCACAGCCTGCTGTCCACTGCGGCCGCCGCCGTTCTCGTCGCCAACATCGTTTATCTGCTGGGCCGTTCGCACCCGATCGCCTTTGTCGCGCTCGCCGCCCAGGCGGGGATCGCCGCCGCGCTGGTCATCCACCATGTGGCGCTCGCCGCCCAGGCGGGGCAGTCGCCGAACGGCTCGGTCGCCGCGTGGACGCGCGGGGCGCTCGCCCTCGGCTTCGGTTCGCCCGCCCGGGGCACCGCGATCCTCGGCGCCGTCGTCTCGGCCGTCCTGCTCTCCGCCGTCGTGCCGCTCGGGCCGCTGCTGCTGGGTCCGAGCATTCCCGTAGTCCTCGCTCTGTCGTTCGCCGATCCCAGGAGGAACACCGCATGA
- a CDS encoding right-handed parallel beta-helix repeat-containing protein produces the protein MSRALTAALLAALAAGAPLALPAPPAAAAAGAYYVSPSGSDANSGTSSGSPFSTVQHALDLAPSGSVVHLAAGTYLQDVVTRRPDVTVTGPSTAVLKGAGNSRIFQVQHDGTVLDGFTVDGLFGSSSDVSGYRLKLIYVMSTTPGNGVAGLRITGMTLKNAADECVRLRYLVTSAEVSENTITNCGVADFRFGGGGKNGEGIYLGTAPEQQGANGAPDAAADISRGNHIRNNTIATHGNECVDVKENSTANYVEYNDCSAQSDPSSAGLDARGSGNTFRYNTVHDNLGAGIRLGGDTATDGINTGIYGNTITGNAGGGIKFMRTPQGPVCTNTMSGNTGGDAVGTYGSAYDPTGPCPQ, from the coding sequence ATGAGCCGTGCACTGACCGCCGCTCTCCTCGCCGCGCTGGCCGCGGGAGCGCCCCTCGCCCTGCCCGCGCCGCCCGCTGCTGCGGCGGCGGGCGCGTACTACGTCAGCCCGTCGGGCAGCGACGCCAACTCCGGTACGTCGTCGGGGAGTCCGTTCTCGACGGTCCAGCACGCGCTGGACCTGGCGCCGTCCGGATCGGTGGTGCACCTGGCGGCGGGCACCTATCTGCAGGACGTCGTGACGCGGCGGCCCGATGTGACCGTCACCGGTCCGTCGACCGCCGTACTGAAGGGGGCGGGGAACTCCCGGATCTTCCAGGTGCAGCACGACGGGACCGTGCTGGACGGGTTCACCGTCGACGGGCTGTTCGGCTCCTCGTCGGACGTCTCGGGCTACCGCCTCAAGCTCATCTATGTCATGAGCACGACTCCCGGCAACGGTGTCGCCGGACTCCGCATCACTGGCATGACGCTCAAGAACGCCGCCGACGAATGCGTACGCCTGCGCTATCTCGTCACGAGCGCGGAGGTGTCGGAGAACACCATCACCAACTGCGGGGTCGCGGACTTCCGCTTCGGCGGCGGGGGCAAGAACGGCGAGGGCATCTACCTCGGTACGGCACCCGAGCAGCAGGGCGCCAACGGGGCGCCGGACGCGGCGGCCGACATCAGCCGCGGCAACCACATCCGCAACAACACCATCGCCACGCACGGCAACGAGTGCGTCGACGTGAAGGAGAACTCGACGGCGAACTACGTCGAGTACAACGACTGCAGCGCCCAGAGCGACCCCAGCTCCGCCGGGCTCGACGCACGCGGCAGCGGCAACACCTTCCGGTACAACACCGTCCACGACAACCTCGGCGCCGGCATCCGGCTCGGCGGCGACACCGCGACCGACGGCATCAACACGGGCATCTACGGCAACACCATCACCGGGAACGCAGGCGGCGGCATCAAGTTCATGCGCACCCCGCAGGGCCCGGTGTGCACCAACACCATGAGCGGCAACACCGGTGGCGACGCGGTGGGCACCTACGGCAGCGCGTACGACCCGACCGGGCCGTGCCCCCAGTGA